A single region of the Labrus bergylta chromosome 10, fLabBer1.1, whole genome shotgun sequence genome encodes:
- the LOC110002544 gene encoding neuropeptide Y receptor type 1-like yields MSLSGNTSWSSASSTALPPSFNTSAATHSLPREEGGARHEPAQEWLENKTQLLSDLAVFGHDELCHMSPLLTVCLVIWYSVTMVLGIVGNIGLICIITRHIEKVNVTSIFICNLSFSDILVCVFCLPFTVIYTLMDHWVFGSLLCRLVPFIQCVSVTVSVLSLVFIALERHQLIINPSGWKPSIPQAYIVILLIWILAGLTSSPFLAFQLLTNEPYTNVINPPSPLHHLSSPGAHLNTSPPPPVSYTFKNSSTQHTVFSYVAASPHMEACLEHWPSQQHRLAYTTWLLLFQYCGPLLLVLLCYVRVFVRLRHRKDMLDRARTPENQHMTHSRRITIMLVALVTAFALCWLPLTIFNVVSDWNQEALPVCHHNLLFSLCHLLAMSSTCINPIIYGFLNSNFKQEVSEILLHCRCRHLEEECERLPMSTVHMEMSRTSVPLSSRSNSV; encoded by the coding sequence ATGTCCTTGAGTGGCAACACGAGCTGGTCTTCTGCATCGTCGACGGCTCTTCCTCCGTCCTTCAACACCTCCGCCGCGACGCACTCCCTGCCACGGGAGGAGGGAGGGGCCCGTCATGAGCCCGCGCAGGAATGGCTGGAGAATAAGACCCAGCTCCTCTCAGACCTTGCTGTTTTCGGGCACGATGAGCTGTGCCAcatgtctcctctcctcacgGTGTGCTTGGTCATTTGGTACAGCGTCACGATGGTGCTGGGGATTGTCGGGAACATCGGCCTTATTTGCATCATCACCCGTCACATAGAGAAAGTCAACGTCACCAGCATTTTCATCTGCAACCTGTCATTCTCTGACATCCTGGTGTGCGTCTTCTGCCTCCCTTTCACTGTCATATACACACTCATGGATCATTGGGTGTTTGGATCCCTGCTGTGCCGTCTGGTGCCGTTCAtccagtgtgtttctgtgactgTGTCAGTGCTGTCTTTGGTTTTCATTGCTCTAGAGAGACATCAGCTGATAATTAACCCCTCCGGATGGAAGCCAAGCATCCCTCAAGCCTATATTGTGATATTGCTTATTTGGATTCTTGCTGGACTCACCTCGTCGCCTTTCTTGGCCTTTCAGCTCCTCACAAACGAGCCCTACACCAACGTAATCAATCCCCCGTCTCCTCTGCATCACCTGTCCTCTCCTGGGGCTCATCTCAATACATCTCCACCTCCACCTGTTTCCTACACTTTCAAAAACTCATCCACTCAACACACCGTCTTCTCTTACGTCGCAGCCTCTCCACACATGGAGGCCTGTTTAGAGCACTGGCCGTCCCAGCAGCACAGGCTCGCGTACACCACATGGCTCCTGCTGTTCCAGTACTGCGGTCCACTCTTGCTGGTACTGCTTTGTTACGTCAGAGTTTTTGTGCGGTTACGCCACCGCAAAGACATGCTGGACCGTGCCAGGACCCCGGAGAATCAGCACATGACCCACAGCCGCAGAATCACCATCATGCTGGTCGCCCTTGTCACGGCCTTCGCTCTCTGCTGGCTGCCGCTCACCATCTTCAACGTGGTGTCAGACTGGAACCAGGAGGCTCTGCCAGTCTGCCACCACAACCTTCTGTTCTCCCTATGCCACCTGCTGGCCATGTCCTCCACCTGCATTAACCCCATCATCTACGGCTTTCTCAACTCCAACTTCAAGCAGGAGGTGAGCGAGATACTGCTCCACTGCCGCTGCCGACACCTAGAAGAGGAGTGTGAGAGGTTACCCATGTCCACCGTGCACATGGAAATGTCTCGAACATCTGTGCctctgagcagcaggagcaactctGTCTGA